In Sphingobacterium sp. PCS056, the following proteins share a genomic window:
- a CDS encoding SDR family oxidoreductase: protein MMDRIALVVGATGITGSNLAQELVAQGWKTYGLARHPKIEKSDVFPVKADLLDPEDLMRALETVYPTHIFFTTWMRQDSETANIEVNSRMVRNLLDVLSKKNTVEHVALVTGLKHYLGPFEAYVGAGVFPNTPIREEQPRLEYPNFYYAQEDEIYRAADRDGFTWSIHRPHTVIGHAIGNLMNLGVTLAVYASICKETGKKMLWPGSEAQWRGLSDVTDSKILAQQLIWAASNKDAKNMAFNIVNGDVFRWSWMWGRIAQYFGVESEGFNGTVTPLADQLANESQTWQDIVKKYGLHDHELFELTSPWHTDLDLGRPIEVMVDMANSRKLGFGAYQNTEDSFIKLFEQLRLERVIP, encoded by the coding sequence ATGATGGATAGAATTGCATTGGTTGTAGGTGCTACGGGCATCACAGGTAGTAATTTGGCTCAGGAACTTGTTGCTCAGGGATGGAAGACGTACGGATTGGCGCGTCATCCAAAGATAGAGAAATCCGACGTATTTCCGGTAAAAGCTGACCTTCTGGATCCGGAAGATCTGATGAGGGCATTGGAAACAGTTTATCCTACGCATATATTTTTTACTACTTGGATGCGTCAAGATTCGGAGACTGCAAATATAGAGGTGAACAGCCGGATGGTTCGCAATCTTTTGGATGTATTGTCTAAAAAAAATACAGTTGAGCATGTTGCTTTAGTAACTGGGTTGAAGCATTATTTAGGCCCCTTTGAGGCTTATGTCGGCGCAGGTGTTTTCCCTAATACACCTATCCGCGAAGAACAGCCAAGGTTGGAGTATCCTAATTTTTATTATGCACAAGAAGATGAGATCTATCGAGCTGCCGATCGGGATGGTTTTACTTGGAGTATTCATCGACCACATACAGTAATAGGTCACGCTATTGGTAATCTCATGAATCTGGGTGTAACGCTTGCCGTATATGCCAGTATTTGTAAAGAAACAGGAAAGAAGATGTTGTGGCCAGGTTCTGAAGCACAGTGGCGTGGTCTATCGGATGTGACAGACAGCAAGATATTGGCTCAGCAGTTAATCTGGGCTGCTAGCAATAAGGATGCGAAAAATATGGCATTTAATATTGTGAATGGAGATGTATTTAGATGGAGCTGGATGTGGGGACGTATTGCACAATATTTTGGTGTGGAATCTGAAGGATTCAATGGGACAGTCACACCACTTGCAGATCAACTGGCAAATGAAAGTCAGACTTGGCAAGATATAGTCAAAAAATATGGCTTACATGATCATGAACTATTTGAGCTGACTTCACCTTGGCATACAGATCTTGATTTGGGGAGACCTATAGAAGTCATGGTCGATATGGCAAACAGTAGAAAGTTGGGCTTTGGTGCTTACCAAAATACGGAAGATTCATTTATCAAATTATTTGAACAGTTACGCTTAGAAAGGGTAATTCCATAA
- a CDS encoding NAD(P)/FAD-dependent oxidoreductase: protein MESNDVDVLIVGAGIAGLTAAKILKKAGKSFKIIEASDRIGGRVKTDEVDGFLLDRGFQVLLTAYPEAQHLLDYEALELCAFDPGAMILTKKGISTVGDPIRKPSSLISTIFSAVGTIGDKLRLLKLRAYLGRKSINDIFLEEELTTVDYLNKRGFSEQMMTLFFKPFLSGIFLEDELKTSSRMFEFVFKMFAEGDAAIPAKGMEMIPLQLAKDFSPGDVICNQKVIEYGQKFVKTHTGSIYNANFVLIAADELNVTPAHQQILKGYQAVTNMYFSASKKPFNNPMIALNTSKRKWVNNIAVMNNISSRYANNGSALISLSLLGDYTHIIEADLQKKVIDELTSWYPDAVHWKHVKTYHIPYALPNDEKVFDDLDDHMFRLRDNCFVCGDYLLNGSINAAMKSGRKAAEAIIKDMI, encoded by the coding sequence ATGGAAAGTAACGATGTAGATGTACTTATTGTTGGCGCCGGGATAGCCGGTCTGACTGCTGCTAAAATTTTAAAAAAAGCTGGTAAATCGTTTAAGATAATTGAGGCTTCGGACAGGATAGGCGGAAGGGTAAAAACCGACGAGGTCGATGGGTTTTTACTCGATCGCGGTTTTCAGGTTTTACTGACGGCTTATCCGGAAGCGCAACATTTATTGGATTATGAAGCACTCGAGCTTTGCGCCTTTGATCCTGGAGCAATGATTTTAACAAAAAAAGGCATCAGTACTGTAGGTGATCCCATTAGAAAACCATCGTCTTTGATCAGCACCATATTTTCTGCTGTAGGAACAATTGGTGATAAGTTGCGCTTGCTCAAGCTAAGAGCCTATCTTGGTCGTAAAAGTATCAATGATATATTTTTAGAGGAGGAATTAACTACTGTCGATTATCTAAATAAGAGGGGGTTTAGTGAGCAAATGATGACGCTTTTCTTTAAGCCATTTTTATCTGGAATATTTTTAGAAGATGAATTGAAAACATCAAGTCGGATGTTTGAGTTTGTTTTTAAAATGTTTGCTGAGGGGGATGCTGCGATTCCTGCAAAGGGTATGGAAATGATTCCGTTGCAATTGGCTAAAGACTTTTCTCCAGGAGATGTTATTTGTAATCAGAAGGTGATCGAATATGGTCAAAAATTTGTTAAGACACATACAGGCTCTATTTATAACGCTAACTTTGTTCTTATAGCGGCAGACGAATTAAATGTAACTCCTGCTCATCAACAGATTTTAAAGGGATATCAAGCTGTGACCAATATGTATTTTTCAGCCTCTAAAAAGCCATTTAATAATCCCATGATTGCATTAAATACATCGAAAAGAAAATGGGTCAATAATATTGCTGTTATGAATAATATTTCTTCAAGATATGCTAACAATGGCAGTGCCTTAATTTCTCTTTCATTGTTAGGGGATTATACTCATATCATTGAGGCAGATCTACAGAAAAAAGTGATCGATGAACTCACATCATGGTATCCTGATGCTGTTCATTGGAAGCATGTGAAGACTTATCATATTCCTTATGCTCTGCCTAATGATGAAAAAGTATTTGATGATCTAGATGATCACATGTTTAGATTAAGGGATAACTGTTTTGTTTGTGGCGATTACCTTTTAAACGGTTCAATAAATGCTGCTATGAAAAGTGGCAGAAAGGCTGCTGAAGCTATTATAAAGGACATGATTTAA
- a CDS encoding DUF4375 domain-containing protein produces MDDKLMTQLNQWHDKSKHDQIISVLEEMPESELTYTLKNLLGRAYNNISDYARALEILLSESDAGLEDPLWNFRVGYAYYYSQDLTNALSYFQKSASLGDTTAMNFEQWCIQDLQKQREVLPAEDAEALDRKWFDFTVQFVEKLSHHEDDWNALSEQEQELAALWKLEMDMYNGGFLQFFCNWGMVCYSHAVRALKRLKAEESLAIIQKQYQIIQRLEDHKEIQKLWDIPNHLTAEEQHEISEILDVQYWDNQDHIIEKTFCIYVDLIEKIGGNMDNKSTLNKIAWSFSSESYSDAEAFNQKVAEYQKDIYNTAERWNPNEIVLDAPEVQIQYEAWITKSSDLLENDQLISDHEDIFDEEPEDDGYQVEIIAKFKADNGKNFTALEFLMKTHNQQVNKELGDHVFFEGIDDHPTIVEGVPTYYIACGS; encoded by the coding sequence ATGGATGATAAATTAATGACACAGCTCAATCAGTGGCATGATAAAAGTAAACACGATCAGATAATAAGCGTCCTTGAAGAAATGCCGGAATCAGAATTAACTTATACGTTGAAGAACTTGTTGGGTCGTGCTTATAATAATATTTCAGATTACGCAAGAGCGCTCGAAATTTTGTTGTCTGAAAGTGATGCTGGCTTAGAAGATCCTTTGTGGAATTTTAGAGTTGGCTATGCTTACTACTACAGTCAGGATCTGACAAATGCATTGTCATATTTTCAAAAAAGTGCAAGTCTGGGGGATACTACGGCCATGAATTTTGAGCAATGGTGTATCCAAGATCTGCAGAAACAAAGGGAAGTATTACCGGCAGAAGATGCGGAGGCCTTGGATAGAAAATGGTTTGATTTTACGGTTCAGTTTGTTGAAAAACTGAGTCATCATGAAGATGACTGGAATGCGCTTTCAGAGCAAGAACAAGAGTTGGCAGCTCTCTGGAAGCTCGAAATGGATATGTACAATGGAGGATTTCTTCAATTTTTCTGTAATTGGGGGATGGTCTGTTATAGTCATGCTGTAAGGGCATTGAAACGCTTGAAAGCGGAGGAATCTTTGGCGATTATACAAAAACAATATCAAATTATCCAACGCCTAGAGGATCATAAAGAAATTCAAAAATTATGGGATATCCCGAATCATTTAACGGCTGAGGAACAACATGAAATATCTGAAATATTGGATGTGCAATATTGGGATAATCAAGATCATATTATTGAAAAAACGTTTTGTATTTATGTTGATTTAATTGAAAAAATAGGAGGAAATATGGATAATAAATCCACTTTAAATAAAATTGCTTGGTCTTTTTCGTCTGAAAGTTATTCAGATGCGGAAGCATTTAATCAGAAAGTCGCAGAGTACCAAAAGGATATTTATAATACAGCTGAGCGCTGGAATCCGAATGAGATTGTGCTGGATGCACCAGAGGTACAGATTCAATATGAAGCTTGGATCACGAAATCATCAGATTTATTGGAGAATGACCAGTTGATTTCTGACCATGAAGATATATTTGATGAGGAGCCTGAGGATGATGGATATCAGGTTGAAATCATAGCTAAATTTAAAGCTGATAATGGCAAAAACTTCACTGCTTTAGAGTTTTTGATGAAAACACATAACCAACAGGTTAATAAAGAGCTTGGCGACCACGTGTTTTTTGAGGGCATAGACGATCACCCCACAATAGTAGAAGGAGTTCCGACTTATTATATCGCTTGTGGAAGCTAA
- a CDS encoding ArsR/SmtB family transcription factor, giving the protein MVDIFKILANEHRLQILHWLKNPKNHFNAEDIEPEVTDYGVCMSVIQKKAGLSQSTISSYLTSMVNCGLLKSVREGQWTYYKRNEKRIQELASYIKDTL; this is encoded by the coding sequence ATGGTTGATATTTTTAAAATTTTGGCAAATGAACATCGCTTACAGATCTTGCATTGGTTGAAGAATCCAAAGAATCATTTTAATGCTGAGGATATCGAGCCTGAAGTGACAGATTATGGAGTCTGTATGAGTGTCATTCAGAAAAAAGCTGGTTTGTCGCAGTCAACAATTTCTTCTTATCTCACTTCTATGGTGAATTGTGGTTTGTTAAAATCTGTTCGAGAAGGCCAGTGGACTTATTATAAACGAAATGAAAAAAGAATTCAAGAACTTGCTTCCTATATTAAAGATACTTTGTAA
- a CDS encoding nitrilase family protein produces the protein MENLKIASVQFENRSGDKTYNLDLIRQLAAEAARQGADVVAFHECSITGYTFARNLSREEMLDLAELIPDGPSVKALIAIAKEYQITILAGLFEKDALGALFKAYICVDETGLIAKHRKLHPFINPHLSAGTAYTIFEIKGWKCGILICYDNNIIENVRATTLLGAQVIFMPHVTMCTPSTRPGAGFVDAELWKNKQENSALLRYEFDGLKGRSWLMKWLPARAYDNAIYAVFANPIGMDDDQLKNGCAMIIDPYGDVMAECRSLGNEICVAELTADKLMKAGGYRYIRARKPELYRDILGQQHLSEQKVVWLHK, from the coding sequence ATGGAAAACTTAAAAATTGCCAGTGTACAGTTTGAAAATCGTAGCGGCGATAAAACCTATAATCTTGATCTGATCAGGCAATTGGCAGCAGAGGCAGCGCGGCAAGGAGCAGACGTAGTTGCCTTTCATGAATGTTCGATCACCGGTTATACCTTTGCTCGGAACTTGTCCCGGGAGGAGATGCTGGATTTGGCGGAACTGATCCCTGATGGTCCGTCTGTCAAAGCATTAATAGCAATCGCTAAGGAATATCAGATAACAATCTTGGCTGGACTATTTGAAAAAGACGCTTTAGGAGCTCTTTTTAAAGCGTATATCTGTGTGGATGAAACGGGGCTTATCGCTAAACATCGGAAACTACATCCGTTTATCAATCCACATCTTTCTGCGGGAACAGCTTATACTATTTTTGAGATAAAGGGTTGGAAGTGTGGAATCTTGATCTGCTATGATAATAATATCATTGAAAATGTGAGGGCGACCACTTTGCTCGGGGCACAGGTGATATTTATGCCTCATGTGACGATGTGTACCCCTTCAACACGTCCTGGTGCTGGATTTGTAGATGCAGAATTGTGGAAAAATAAGCAAGAAAATAGCGCGTTGCTTCGATATGAGTTTGACGGATTGAAAGGTCGTAGCTGGTTGATGAAATGGCTGCCTGCACGTGCTTATGATAATGCTATATATGCTGTATTTGCAAACCCTATCGGCATGGATGATGACCAGTTGAAGAATGGATGTGCGATGATTATTGATCCCTATGGTGATGTGATGGCTGAATGTCGTTCTTTGGGCAATGAAATTTGTGTGGCAGAATTGACTGCTGATAAGTTGATGAAAGCGGGCGGATATCGGTATATCAGAGCGAGAAAGCCTGAATTGTATAGGGATATCTTGGGACAACAACATCTAAGTGAACAAAAAGTGGTGTGGTTGCATAAATAA
- a CDS encoding Crp/Fnr family transcriptional regulator: MFDVLFSHIEHKVALSDAEKSAIAAFFTFKKIRKKQFILEEGDICMHLSFVNKGLIKSYRLDEKGNEHISLFGWEGWWISDFNSYINQQPATLYIDAVEDTELFLLSRAAYEQLTLDVPIMDRYFRLLYQNSLVTKDERLISSNSYSAEEKFQRLIQSNPEIMQRVPQHLVASYLGLAPETLSRIRKKLASTD, translated from the coding sequence ATGTTCGACGTACTATTTTCCCATATTGAGCACAAAGTAGCATTATCAGATGCGGAGAAATCAGCAATTGCTGCATTTTTTACTTTTAAAAAAATTAGAAAGAAACAATTTATACTTGAAGAGGGGGACATCTGTATGCATCTTTCTTTTGTCAATAAAGGGCTTATCAAGTCTTATCGTCTTGATGAAAAAGGAAATGAACACATTAGCTTATTTGGTTGGGAGGGTTGGTGGATTTCTGACTTTAATAGTTATATTAATCAACAACCTGCTACACTGTATATCGATGCGGTGGAGGATACTGAACTCTTTCTGTTATCGCGGGCTGCATATGAACAGTTGACTCTTGACGTTCCGATTATGGACAGATATTTTCGACTGTTATATCAAAATAGTTTGGTTACAAAAGATGAACGCTTGATCAGCTCAAATAGCTATTCAGCGGAAGAGAAGTTTCAAAGATTGATCCAATCTAATCCTGAAATCATGCAACGTGTACCCCAGCATTTGGTTGCTTCGTACCTCGGTTTGGCTCCCGAAACACTGAGTAGAATCCGAAAAAAATTAGCTTCAACTGATTAA
- a CDS encoding helix-turn-helix domain-containing protein → MQLYPTLMLSNIVKHYLIIRHEQEVFANYRLFSDGNPGLVFHFKDPFLQESDRHSSSVQPHSFLYGQMTHFNDIRSVGKLDMLIVVLQPHALRALLHISASELNNTVVPLRSVFGQEGDDIENRVLSSANRAEAITAIEQMLVSRVNRFQHEDGLINGALRLIYQANGIIAVADIINELPVTERQLERKFKEQVGIAPKKFIDVIKFQYFLKSLQKSRSEVTLSQIVYASGYYDQAHLNNFFKRHVGVTPTQYRNNNHLLAINLMQVL, encoded by the coding sequence ATGCAGCTTTATCCAACATTGATGCTTTCTAATATTGTAAAACACTACTTGATCATTAGGCATGAACAGGAGGTGTTTGCCAATTATCGTTTATTTTCTGATGGTAATCCTGGTTTGGTGTTTCATTTTAAAGATCCGTTTTTACAAGAATCTGATCGCCATTCGAGCAGTGTGCAGCCTCATAGTTTTCTTTATGGACAGATGACGCATTTTAATGACATTCGATCGGTCGGTAAATTGGATATGCTGATCGTGGTACTTCAACCTCATGCCCTACGTGCTTTGCTACATATATCTGCCTCTGAATTAAACAATACAGTTGTACCTTTGCGCTCCGTCTTTGGTCAGGAAGGCGACGATATCGAAAATCGGGTTTTAAGCAGTGCGAATCGTGCTGAAGCGATAACAGCGATCGAGCAGATGTTAGTTTCGAGAGTAAACCGGTTTCAACATGAAGATGGACTGATAAATGGTGCTTTAAGGTTGATCTATCAAGCAAATGGGATCATTGCTGTGGCGGATATCATCAATGAGCTTCCCGTTACAGAACGGCAGTTGGAACGGAAATTTAAAGAGCAGGTCGGAATTGCTCCTAAAAAATTTATAGATGTGATCAAGTTTCAGTATTTCCTTAAATCATTGCAAAAATCTAGATCTGAGGTTACACTTTCTCAGATTGTATATGCGAGTGGTTATTATGATCAGGCGCATTTGAATAATTTCTTCAAGCGACATGTAGGTGTAACACCCACACAGTATCGTAACAATAATCATCTGCTTGCGATCAACTTGATGCAGGTATTATAA
- a CDS encoding DUF2931 family protein, producing MNRTHLRKIFLIAGAITGFGFLFYLCLGDGVAFETQGLWASFANLLGILILLSQFIFHFIALLLIFGRGKKGTELTLRQNWIIGIYCLIAVIFNIVLILKTTTVSRSEMSVEREWRNSQKYYWEPAISNPEGYPVRVLEGRFFIASWSRNNAFPDIDDKFYDSRWGLGMTTFISQDRGSIVMPDSLNLTWYSVVEDCYYKLQVSLDKEKITQLFKKGFEAKNHNGVFHRTYDEIIVGLAPGGDAALWVGSNWGNATEVSFYQAQKLDTIAIEPARRQEVREELTRLRKGKDWVEQVHTTDDLIPYDKWRKKYRQPYGWTLQFVKDTVLDNPELEVEFFNGEKFTLIDPILSQKKFPAHPVPSSLFLKYTGADGKMKREYVVFDEEDIYSAFEKLTLSKQKITVIVTCKINQQGKIEQVTAQNNREEFPLILKKD from the coding sequence ATGAATAGAACACACCTCCGTAAAATTTTTCTAATTGCCGGCGCCATCACTGGTTTTGGATTTTTGTTTTATCTGTGTTTAGGCGATGGTGTTGCATTTGAAACGCAAGGTCTCTGGGCTAGTTTTGCAAATCTTTTGGGTATTTTGATACTCTTATCACAGTTTATATTCCATTTTATTGCGCTGCTGCTCATTTTTGGTCGAGGTAAAAAAGGTACGGAACTGACATTAAGACAAAATTGGATAATCGGTATATACTGTTTGATTGCTGTGATCTTCAATATCGTATTGATCTTGAAGACAACGACTGTTTCTCGCTCAGAAATGAGTGTGGAAAGGGAGTGGCGTAATTCGCAAAAATATTATTGGGAACCCGCGATCTCTAATCCCGAGGGCTACCCGGTACGCGTGCTGGAGGGACGTTTTTTTATTGCGTCTTGGAGCAGAAATAATGCTTTTCCGGATATCGATGACAAATTTTATGATTCGAGGTGGGGTTTAGGAATGACTACTTTTATCAGTCAAGATCGGGGTAGTATCGTGATGCCAGATAGTTTAAATCTAACTTGGTATTCGGTTGTTGAGGATTGTTATTATAAGCTTCAGGTATCCTTAGATAAAGAAAAAATAACCCAATTGTTTAAAAAAGGATTTGAAGCAAAAAACCACAACGGTGTATTCCACCGCACCTATGATGAAATCATTGTTGGACTAGCACCTGGTGGCGATGCGGCACTTTGGGTGGGAAGCAATTGGGGTAATGCAACCGAAGTGAGTTTTTATCAGGCGCAAAAATTAGATACTATAGCGATAGAGCCTGCCAGGCGTCAAGAGGTTCGGGAAGAATTGACCAGACTAAGAAAGGGCAAAGATTGGGTCGAGCAAGTTCATACTACGGATGATCTGATCCCATATGATAAATGGCGTAAAAAATATCGACAACCTTACGGGTGGACTCTTCAATTTGTCAAGGACACTGTTCTGGATAATCCAGAATTAGAAGTTGAATTTTTTAACGGCGAAAAGTTTACACTAATTGATCCTATATTGTCTCAAAAAAAATTTCCTGCGCATCCGGTACCTTCCTCTTTGTTTCTAAAATATACAGGTGCAGATGGTAAAATGAAGCGGGAGTATGTGGTCTTTGATGAGGAAGATATCTATAGTGCTTTTGAAAAATTAACGTTAAGTAAACAAAAAATAACAGTGATCGTAACGTGTAAAATCAATCAACAGGGAAAAATAGAGCAGGTAACTGCTCAAAATAATAGAGAAGAGTTTCCGTTAATATTAAAAAAGGATTAA
- a CDS encoding right-handed parallel beta-helix repeat-containing protein, translated as MHNWLKNNITVIFLAFISFQAQANPSPKVYDLAKYGIHPNTGKNSSPTINQAIQKVVAEAGKNTPIIIKFQKGRYDFHAQGALQKVYYISNHDQENPKTVGIALEQYQNITIDGQGSDFIFHGRMLPISLVENNNLTLKNIHIDFERPQICQVKILENDVTSGIITYQTAPWVTYTIHDSTFYNTGEGWEMRPTAGIAFEEKTKHIVYNSSDIAVGTTHVSEISKGIIRAYKWKNPKLIPGTIVAMRSWHRPNPGIFVHKGKDIHLENISIHYAEGMGLLAQLTDNIYLNKFQVALRSKNDPRYFTAQADATHFSGCKGVIVSNNGLYENMMDDAINIHGTYLKVIQKLDNKTILARYMHEQSYGFDWGYTGDSVQFIQSKTMELWDHKNHIQSIEVLRKKDSDPIQDFKIVFTNPLDEYIDPTQLDIGIENLTWTPKVTFKNNTVRNNRARGALFSTPQTTVVENNLFDHTSGTAILLCGDSNGWYETGTCRDITIRNNTFINALTNMFQFTNAVISIYPEIPDLKNQKKYFHSGIKIEKNDFYTFDKPVLYAKSVDGITFNNNKIKTNTQYPAFHWNKKEILFERVINAQINNNTINGKPLMYPYH; from the coding sequence ATGCACAATTGGTTAAAAAATAACATAACGGTGATCTTCCTTGCCTTTATTAGTTTTCAAGCACAGGCAAATCCAAGTCCAAAAGTTTACGACTTGGCGAAGTATGGCATTCATCCCAATACTGGGAAAAACAGCAGTCCGACAATCAATCAAGCGATCCAAAAAGTTGTGGCAGAAGCGGGAAAAAATACCCCCATTATCATCAAGTTTCAGAAAGGGCGTTATGACTTCCATGCCCAAGGTGCTTTACAGAAAGTATATTACATCTCCAACCATGACCAAGAAAATCCAAAAACAGTCGGTATAGCCTTAGAACAATATCAAAATATCACCATAGATGGTCAAGGTTCTGATTTTATCTTTCACGGCCGGATGTTACCGATTTCCTTGGTTGAAAATAATAACCTGACACTCAAAAATATCCACATCGATTTCGAGCGACCGCAGATCTGTCAAGTCAAGATTTTGGAAAATGATGTTACATCAGGGATCATCACCTATCAAACAGCACCTTGGGTCACCTATACCATCCATGATAGTACATTTTATAACACAGGCGAAGGTTGGGAAATGCGCCCCACAGCAGGCATCGCTTTTGAAGAAAAAACAAAGCACATCGTTTACAACAGCAGCGATATCGCAGTAGGTACAACACATGTTTCCGAAATATCAAAAGGTATCATTAGAGCCTATAAGTGGAAAAATCCGAAACTGATACCTGGTACTATTGTCGCTATGCGAAGCTGGCATAGACCTAACCCTGGTATTTTTGTCCATAAAGGAAAAGACATTCATTTAGAAAACATAAGCATACACTATGCCGAAGGAATGGGGCTACTGGCACAACTAACGGACAATATTTATTTGAACAAATTTCAAGTCGCATTAAGAAGCAAAAACGATCCGCGCTATTTTACAGCACAGGCAGATGCCACACATTTCTCTGGCTGTAAAGGTGTCATTGTTTCCAATAATGGTCTATATGAAAACATGATGGACGACGCCATCAATATACATGGCACTTATTTAAAAGTCATTCAAAAATTGGATAATAAAACTATTCTTGCCAGATACATGCACGAACAATCCTATGGTTTTGATTGGGGATATACAGGCGACTCCGTACAGTTTATACAGTCCAAAACCATGGAACTTTGGGACCATAAAAATCATATTCAGTCTATTGAAGTTCTCCGCAAAAAAGATAGTGATCCGATACAGGATTTTAAGATTGTATTCACCAACCCCTTGGATGAATACATTGATCCTACTCAGCTGGATATCGGTATCGAGAATCTAACCTGGACTCCAAAAGTAACATTCAAAAACAATACGGTACGCAATAACAGAGCACGCGGAGCATTATTCAGCACTCCTCAAACAACAGTTGTAGAAAACAACCTTTTTGATCATACGTCCGGAACAGCTATATTATTATGCGGTGATAGCAACGGTTGGTACGAAACCGGAACATGCCGAGATATCACCATTCGAAACAACACGTTTATCAATGCACTCACCAATATGTTCCAATTTACCAATGCCGTTATTTCCATCTATCCGGAGATCCCTGATTTAAAAAACCAGAAAAAATATTTTCATAGCGGCATCAAGATTGAAAAAAACGACTTTTATACCTTTGATAAACCGGTCCTATATGCAAAATCAGTAGATGGCATTACCTTCAATAACAATAAAATCAAAACCAACACCCAATATCCAGCATTCCACTGGAATAAAAAAGAGATTCTATTTGAACGTGTCATCAATGCCCAGATCAACAATAACACGATCAATGGCAAACCACTGATGTACCCATATCATTAA
- a CDS encoding LLM class oxidoreductase — protein MMSRNFENHNAFNRVFAPNKLTVGLFLPLEVYHGKLSIFAQHTAYMKQIDRLNFASIWVRDIPMFDPSFGDAGQVYDAFTYLSFLAGQTNQVALATGSIVLPFWHPISLAKTAASLDQLSNNRLLLGVGSGDRSIEFPAFGIEFEQRGERFRQVLEDFRRLHTEDFPKIKSALTHIDTLDLLPKPAQTYIPSLITGASQQSLSWIAEHGDGWITYPGATTSKMHVKPLGDKIKAWRELIPHQTFKPHMTNEWIDLAEDPNFPRTPLRGGFVLKTGRRGLLDLLYEWQEVGVNHAALGIHFSSRPIADVINELGEEILPYFPSLGEIKR, from the coding sequence ATGATGTCCAGAAATTTTGAAAATCACAACGCATTTAATCGCGTATTTGCACCGAATAAACTTACAGTAGGTTTATTTCTACCTTTAGAAGTTTATCATGGGAAGCTAAGTATTTTCGCTCAGCACACGGCATACATGAAACAAATTGACCGTTTAAATTTTGCTTCTATTTGGGTTCGGGATATCCCCATGTTTGATCCTAGTTTTGGTGATGCTGGTCAGGTGTATGATGCTTTTACTTATCTTTCTTTTCTTGCAGGACAAACAAACCAGGTCGCTTTAGCCACCGGTAGTATTGTTTTACCTTTTTGGCATCCTATTTCTCTAGCCAAGACAGCTGCTTCTTTAGATCAGTTGTCCAATAATAGACTGTTGTTGGGAGTGGGTTCAGGAGATCGATCTATTGAATTTCCAGCTTTTGGAATTGAATTTGAGCAACGTGGTGAACGTTTTAGGCAGGTATTGGAAGATTTTCGCCGTCTGCATACGGAGGATTTTCCCAAAATAAAGTCTGCTCTTACACACATCGACACATTGGATCTCTTACCAAAACCTGCTCAAACATATATTCCCAGTTTAATAACTGGCGCTAGTCAGCAGTCTTTGTCCTGGATCGCTGAACATGGTGACGGCTGGATCACCTATCCTGGTGCGACAACATCAAAGATGCATGTAAAGCCCTTGGGTGATAAAATTAAAGCTTGGCGAGAATTAATTCCTCATCAAACCTTTAAACCCCATATGACAAATGAGTGGATTGATCTAGCGGAAGATCCTAATTTTCCGCGAACTCCTTTACGTGGAGGTTTTGTACTGAAAACGGGAAGAAGGGGATTGTTGGATCTACTGTATGAATGGCAGGAAGTCGGAGTTAATCATGCTGCTTTAGGTATTCATTTTAGCTCAAGACCTATTGCTGATGTTATAAATGAATTGGGAGAGGAAATATTGCCCTATTTCCCATCACTAGGAGAAATAAAGCGGTAA